TAATATAGATACAGCACAGTTTTTATTAAGTGGAAAATTTTCGAGGAAGTAGAGCCGAATAGTTTTTCATTTACACGAGGAAAGTTACTAATTACAACAAGAAGTCCACTAAGTTTAGTGATCCAGTAGTGGACATAAATAGCAGGGTTAAACCGAGCACACAGCAGCTCCATTTTAAAACCACTTGAAGATTAAGCCCCCATGAGTTGCAAAGAATGGAGCAAACACCAAGGACTCGACTGCCATGAGCTTAATGAGGATGTTGAGTGAAGGACCAGAGGTGTCCTTGAGAGGATCTCCAATTGTGTCGCCTATCACAGCTGCCTTGTGACAATCTGATCCCTTAGGGCCTAGTGATTTTGCATGTTCGTTCCCACCAGCCTGCAAGTGTACGAAATCAAAATCCTAACTCAAAGTTTGATGCAAAGAGAGATCCCCTAAAAACTGAGTGCCAAATGAAATCTTCTTCTGAAATATTGTAGGCCACAGAGAAATTGTTATGACAATAAGAATTCGAGCAAGCAGAACGGTTCAGCAAACGTCAGCTAAAACGTTGCAGATATTTAGCTGACAAACGCTCTGCTTGCTCGAATTCTTATCTGCATTAACAGAAGTATATAATTAAATGTTATAAGAGCAAAGAACTTACCTCTATGTATTTCTTTGCATTATCCCATGCGCCACCGGTGTTGGAAGCTGAGATGGCAACCTAGgaagaaaatcataaaatagaATGCTTGTTAAATACTGAGAATTCACTGGAGGGAAAATGACAAGCATATAAAAGACACTCTTGGGATGAGTCTCAGAGTCTGCTGTCATCACAAACTTAAGTGCTATACAAAAACAAGAATAGATGAAGTAAACAAATTAGTGAAACAGACAAATATGAAAAACCAGAAAAGAAACTGACAAATTTGTGAAGTAATCGAAGTAGGAGCGGCAGCAAAACAATgattatatattaaaacaaattattatcAACAGCTGAAATcaaatattttctgtatttttaagGGAGATGGTAAGGCAGGTGGACTAAGACAAACAAAATGCCTCCACCCTAGTAGGAGGAAAAAATATCATAGCATACCTGCACACCAGAAACAAGTGAACCAGCAAGAACCCCAGAAAGAGTCTCCACTCCAAAGAAGGTTCCAGCAATAAGTGGAGTAAGCATGACCAAAGCACCAGGTGGGATCATTTCCCTTAGTGAAGCATCAGTAGAGATCTTGACACAAGTTGCATAGTCTGGTTTTGCTCTTCCTTCCATAAGGCCGGGAATGGTATTGAACTGTCGGCGAACTTCTTCAACCATTTTGAGAGCTGCACTTCCCACACTCTTCATTGTCATGGCTGAAAACCAGTATGGCAGCATGGCTCCCACAAGCAACCCAATGAAGACCTTTGGGCTCAACACATCAACAGAATTGATGCCTGCTCTGCTCACAAAGGCACCAAACAAAGCAAGGGAAACAAGAGCAGCTGATCCAATAGCAAAACCCTGACACATAAAGGCGTAACGGAAAAGAATTTAATTGAGGTTGACTTGAGACCTTAAAATGGAAGCAGGACTTGTGGAAAACTCAAGAGTTGAAGCTATGACACAACACTTTGTTAGCAGAAGCATAAGGGCATATGTCGTCATGATCATTATTAGCTGTGAAAATACAACTTATTACTCacttcttaattttctttttcaaattaaacaaGTTGAACAAACAGTCCATGTGAATTCATTAGCCCACTGGTTATGGAAAACCCAAGACCGATGGAAAGAAACagggttattttattttccagaGTAGACAGGCTTGGAGGGGAGTAATATAAACCTCGCCAGGTACACTTTCTGAGCTAAGTTAGAGTTACACGTGCGGATAGTAGGGGGGAAGGGCAAGCTTAGTCCATGGCAAAAGAGAGGCTCTCAAACAGCCTCTATGCAGCAAATCGAGGGTTTTGGTGTCACTAAATCATGGGCATTTCCCCTCCGTGTGATAGAGATATTTACACTCCATTTTCGGAACTATCTAATTTTTGGGAAATATCGAGGGTTACTGTAATAATCAACATCTTTGATGTTGCACTAAACAGTTCTAGGCAGTCACATTCCTCAAGATTGATTTCTGTATTTTCTCCTCGCCATTACTTTTGTTATCTTTAACTGGTATTCTAAAAGTTGACAGAAGCTTTGTCCAAATTAGCAAGTTCTCAGGACAATATGCTTGAAACTCTACTTGGTTGAAACTAGTGCCAAGATTTACTGATCCGTAGCATGGTCATGATGACCCTACAATAACTAATTGTGTCTACCAGCATATCAATATTGTGCTAAAGtacttaataaaaaagtatagaaccagaaaagaaaaaattcaccTTCCCAATAGCAGCAGTAGTATTTCCAGCAGCATCTAGAGCATCAGTTCTTTCACGTATCTCATGGCTCATACCAGCCATTTCTGCAATACCTCCAGCATTGTCACTTATGGGGCCGTATGCATCAATTGCAAGACCAGTGGCAATAGTGCTGAGCATCCCTAAAGCAGCAACAGAAATTCCATACATAGCAGCCAAGCTAAAGCTCACATAAATGGCAATGGCAATAGAAAATATGGGAATGATGACAGATTTGTAACCCAGAGCCAATCCAAAAATCACATTTGTTGCAGCACCCGTCCTGCAAGAATCTGCCACATCCCGCACTGGGCTGCAATATTTGAACATGGTAATAAGCATCACAATTGCGAGTTGATGGTTATAAAGCATACAAGTATACACAAAAGCATTTAAGCTATTAGACAGTGTTGCACAGCGCATAGTAGCAAATTGCTGGGATTGAACGAGGTCATTTAAACTCGTTAGAATAGTTAATGCTCTCATTGCCAGTTATAAATAGAAGGAACAGGTCACAAAGTGATGCAGGGATCACATTTATCTACAAACTACATGCCATAAATCGTTTTTGCACAAGACCCATAAACATTTAACAAATTTTGATATTTCATTTTGATTCCGAGCCACTATGAGTTAACCTCTAGGCATGTGCAATTCTAAGGACTGCTATGACATCTTAATTACGTCTAAAGAACGTTGGGGATATACGACTTTCAAAGAGCGTAATATCTTTGTTGGAACAAAAATCTGAAACGCCTGCATAATGAAGGAGTTTGATTGGCAACTGCAAAGCATAGAATGACACATGCCAGTAGCAGAGGCAGGAAGACTAGATCAAATTATCACCAAATGGAAATGAATCAATATTAAGATCATATGCAGCAGTGCAGAAGAAAGTCTACGCATTAAATTATAATCTGAAGAAGATAACAAACCTGTAAGCATTGCTAGTATAATACTCTGTAGTGTATCCAATAACAAGTCCTGCCCACAAGCCAATTGAAACACAGAAGAAAAGATGCCTGCAGTcacaaataatttaataaatgagaCAAAATCTCTCGAGGAATACACCAATTATGCCTAAGGACAGAATAAGGGGCACTGCTGGGAGGAGGCATACCAGTTTTTTACGGCCTTGGCGGTCCCAAAATTATATAGAGTAAATTCTGATGGCAAAGCAAAGAAGCTGACCGTGGCAATACCAGCAGTCATCAGGACAGTTGAGATAAGAAGTTGTCTCTTCAAGGATGGCTCAATCTCACTCACATGCTTAATCTCAGACAGATCAGTTGCAAAAATCGTTGTTATTAAGCAAACCACAATCCCCATTGAACTTATAATCAGAGGATAGGACATGGCTGTGTAGTCATGACCGATACCAAAGGATGATATTGATGCAACAAAGAGTGCTGCACAGGATGATTCAGCATAAGATCCAAACAGGTCAGAACCCATCCCAGCAATGTCTCCTACATTGTCACCCACATTGTCCGCAATAACCTAAAAGAAAGTTACATAAAATTTATTCAAACTGACCAATAATGACTGTTCTAAGTATGATCAACAGGTAAGGAATCTGGAAACTATATGCCTCTGGAATTTGGGAAGTTATTGCTAAATAAGTAAAGATACAAGAATTGatatgtggaaaaaaaaataaacatcttAGGGACCAGGAAAAAAGCATATGTGTTGACACTTCACTCATCCTGAGATTCTGATAATTCTATCTGCATTTTGAATAAGTTGGGAAACAAAAACTATGCATGTTAAGATCATGTAATGCACATCAATAAAGGAAGACATTTAAAGAAATAATCATTCAAACAAAGAGAACAGAAGAATAGAAATTTACAGCTGGGTTACGTGGATCATCTTCAGGAATATTCCTCTCAACTTTTCCGACAAGGTCAGCGCCAACATCAGCTGCCTTTGTATATATACCCCCCCCAACTCTTCCAAAAAGTGCCATTGAAGAACCTCCAAGTCCATAACCAGTGATAGATTCATAAAGTCCTTCCCAGTCATCCCCATAGTACAGCTTAAATAAATTGATGGAGACCCACAGCACCAAAAGGCCGTTGGCAGCAAGAAGGAAACCCATCACAGCACCAGAGCGAAAAGCTGTAATGAATGCCTTTCCAACACCCTTCCTTGCTTCCAGAGTTGTTCTAGCATTGGCATAGGTAGCAATCTTCATCCCAAAAAAACCAGAAAGAACTGACGTAAGAGCCCCAAGCAAGAATGCGACAGTGCTAAAGAAGGCATTAGCCAAGGCTGGTTTACAAATATTCCCTGTGTTGTAAGTGCAAGGTTCACTTTTGGTGCTGAATCCCTTAACTGAACCAaggaagaggaaaatgatgaCACCAAATGCTCCCGTGAAGATACCAAGATACCTATACTCCGTGAACAGAAACGAGGTCGCCCCTGAGAACATGAGACAGATCCAAGTAAGATCAAATTATACAAGGATATGGTGACATTATCCATGTCCAACAAAATGGCAGACCAATTTTTTCATACTCTTACGATAACTTGAAATTCAAGATTGCTACTGCATTCTATATGTGTCAATTATATCATGTCGCTCAAGTGCATCAACATAAGAAGGGTCCAAACTCCAGAGTACAGCATGATGTTTGAGAGAAAAATACAGTAGCGAATCAACATATCACATATCATAAAATTACAGATATTTCATGAGTGCCTTTCTCCTTTTATGTTTACTCACACATGCCTCTTGCTTGCATCTAGCTATGTACATGCTTTTCACATGCAAGTAGTTGCGTTTTCGTGCCTATCCAAGACTATTTTGTCGTATGAAACTTgagttttagagagagagagagagaaccccaaaaagttttgaaactTAGGAGAAAACAAATACATTGTATCATTATCATCTTTTTTGTGATCATGAACATCAAAAAGAAGACAAATTAGAAAATTTCCTCTCGAAAGAAATGTGTACggtttttataaattttattggaCCATCTCAGATATATATAATCCAAATGACAGTATGGCAACGGCCTTTTAAAAAACTAGTCATTCTTGGCATTTGCATCACGGGGGAAGACAAAAAAGGTTTATCAGCGCATAGTGTTGGAATAGAATTTTCAAAACCATAAAAGCTACGAGAATAATCTGATGGATAACACATAAGAATTTTACAGACATTTGATAATAGGAGCAACAGTGAAACGAATATCATCACCCAGCCATAGGCTCTTGCTTCTAGGTGTTAAAGTTATACTTAGAAAGCCTACATGTTAATAACATCAAATGATGGACAaccagaaaaaaacaaaaacaacaacaacccaTCAAATGATGGATTCAA
Above is a genomic segment from Alnus glutinosa chromosome 12, dhAlnGlut1.1, whole genome shotgun sequence containing:
- the LOC133852443 gene encoding pyrophosphate-energized vacuolar membrane proton pump-like, which codes for MALLTEGLTQVLIPVAALIGLGFALVQWYLVSKVRVSGEASDYDGYKDSLIDAGEFEEGVDNFEVSIKVAEIQNAISVGATSFLFTEYRYLGIFTGAFGVIIFLFLGSVKGFSTKSEPCTYNTGNICKPALANAFFSTVAFLLGALTSVLSGFFGMKIATYANARTTLEARKGVGKAFITAFRSGAVMGFLLAANGLLVLWVSINLFKLYYGDDWEGLYESITGYGLGGSSMALFGRVGGGIYTKAADVGADLVGKVERNIPEDDPRNPAVIADNVGDNVGDIAGMGSDLFGSYAESSCAALFVASISSFGIGHDYTAMSYPLIISSMGIVVCLITTIFATDLSEIKHVSEIEPSLKRQLLISTVLMTAGIATVSFFALPSEFTLYNFGTAKAVKNWHLFFCVSIGLWAGLVIGYTTEYYTSNAYSPVRDVADSCRTGAATNVIFGLALGYKSVIIPIFSIAIAIYVSFSLAAMYGISVAALGMLSTIATGLAIDAYGPISDNAGGIAEMAGMSHEIRERTDALDAAGNTTAAIGKGFAIGSAALVSLALFGAFVSRAGINSVDVLSPKVFIGLLVGAMLPYWFSAMTMKSVGSAALKMVEEVRRQFNTIPGLMEGRAKPDYATCVKISTDASLREMIPPGALVMLTPLIAGTFFGVETLSGVLAGSLVSGVQVAISASNTGGAWDNAKKYIEAGGNEHAKSLGPKGSDCHKAAVIGDTIGDPLKDTSGPSLNILIKLMAVESLVFAPFFATHGGLIFKWF